Proteins found in one Lutimonas zeaxanthinifaciens genomic segment:
- the arsC gene encoding arsenate reductase (glutaredoxin) (This arsenate reductase requires both glutathione and glutaredoxin to convert arsenate to arsenite, after which the efflux transporter formed by ArsA and ArsB can extrude the arsenite from the cell, providing resistance.), producing the protein MKIYHNPRCSKSRQGLAIVKEADEDLEIREYLKEPVSVEELTDIIRKLDIPALELVRKNEKDWKENFKNKNLSEQEVIEAMVSFPKLIERPIVVKGERAVIGRPPEKIRDLL; encoded by the coding sequence ATGAAAATCTACCATAATCCAAGGTGCAGCAAAAGCAGACAAGGTCTTGCAATTGTAAAGGAAGCCGATGAGGATTTAGAAATAAGAGAATACTTAAAAGAGCCCGTTTCTGTAGAGGAACTTACTGATATTATAAGGAAATTAGACATACCTGCTCTGGAACTGGTTAGGAAAAATGAAAAGGACTGGAAAGAAAATTTCAAGAATAAAAATCTCAGCGAACAGGAAGTAATCGAAGCAATGGTTTCATTTCCAAAATTGATTGAAAGACCAATTGTGGTCAAGGGTGAACGGGCAGTAATAGGCAGGCCACCGGAAAAAATCAGGGATCTCCTTTAA